Proteins from a genomic interval of Callospermophilus lateralis isolate mCalLat2 chromosome 1, mCalLat2.hap1, whole genome shotgun sequence:
- the LOC143411082 gene encoding olfactory receptor 7G3-like, producing the protein MKSANFSGTAEFHLTGLSEDPDLQPLLFRLFLSMYLVTVLGNLLIILVVSSDPHLHTPVYFFLSNLSLVDLCFISTTVPKMLVNLQAQSTSISYSGCLTQIWFVLVFAGLENGILIMMAYDRFVAICHPLRYNVIMTPKLCGLLVLLSFLLSVLDALLHTLMALRLSFCADLHIPHFFCELAHILKLACSDTLINNILVYLVTGLLGVVPLCGIVFSYTQIVSSVLKIPSAGGKYKAFSICGSHLIVVCLFYGTGFGVYLSSTGTHSSRKSAIASVMYTVVTPMMNPFIYSLRNRDMMGAMRKLTSRVTSLL; encoded by the coding sequence ATGAAATCAGCAAATTTCTCAGGCACAGCAGAATTCCATCTCACGGGACTCTCAGAGGACCCAGACCTGCAGCCCCTCCTCTTTAgactgttcctgtccatgtaccTGGTCACGGTACTtgggaacctgctcatcatcctggTGGTCAGCTCTGACCCCCACCTCCACACCCCCgtgtacttcttcctctccaacctgtccttggTGGACCTGTGTTTCATTTCAACCACGGTCCCTAAGATGCTGGTGAACCTCCAGGCACAGAGCACGTCCATCAGTTACTCGGGCTGCCTCACTCAGATCTGGTTTGTCCTGGTTTTTGCTGGGTTGGAAAACGGAATTCTGATAATGATGGCCTATGATCGATTTGTGGCCATCTGTCACCCACTGAGGTACAATGTCATCATGACCCCCAAACTCTGTGGGCTGCTGGTGCTGCTGTCCTTCCTCCTAAGCGTCCTGGATGCCCTGCTCCACACTCTGATGGCACTGCGGCTGTCCTTCTGCGCAGACCTCCATATCCCGCACTTCTTCTGTGAACTGGCTCATATTCTGAAGCTTGCGTGTTCTGACACCCTCATCAATAACATCCTGGTGTATCTGGTGACTGGCCTGCTGGGTGTTGTTCCTCTCTGTGGGATAGTGTTCTCTTACACTCAAATCGTGTCCTCTGTCCTGAAAATTCCATCTGCCGGTGGGAAGTATAAGGCTTTCTCCATTTGTGGGTCACATTTAATCGTTGTTTGTTTGTTCTATGGGACGGGCTTTGGGGTGTACCTCAGTTCTACAGGTACTCACTCCTCCAGGAAGAGTGCCATCGCCTCAGTGATGTACACTGTGGTCACCCCCATGAtgaaccccttcatctacagcctgaggaacaggGACATGATGGGGGCCATGAGGAAACTCACCTCCAGAGTGACATCTCTCCTTTGA